In Paenibacillus sp. BIC5C1, a genomic segment contains:
- a CDS encoding small acid-soluble spore protein P — MSKPKTTPVPEAQAAEQHRKPEKHSSMQEPLSGSKKVKNQNHVDHHNPQG; from the coding sequence ATGAGTAAACCCAAAACAACACCTGTACCTGAAGCTCAGGCTGCTGAGCAGCACCGAAAACCGGAAAAGCATTCTTCCATGCAGGAACCGTTGTCCGGCTCCAAAAAAGTGAAAAACCAGAACCATGTGGATCATCATAATCCTCAAGGCTAA
- a CDS encoding GNAT family N-acetyltransferase: MPLTLYDTPKGISLRLLTPQDTEAYLALIQITRLPYQAVEPIRDDEFYTLHAQTRRIQDRMQAAEEGTGYQFGIFTIDDGILIGQVSLNNVVQGVANYADMGYFIHPDYQGGGRMTAAVKLAVSYAFRALKLNRVQAAILLSNTGSKRVLEKNGFQAEGIARKYLKINGEYQDHQIYAVLAEDMGESLQ, encoded by the coding sequence ATGCCGCTTACACTATACGACACACCAAAAGGGATAAGTCTCCGTCTACTTACTCCACAAGATACGGAGGCATATCTTGCTCTTATTCAAATCACACGTCTTCCCTACCAAGCCGTAGAGCCTATCCGGGATGATGAGTTCTATACGCTGCATGCGCAAACCAGACGCATTCAGGATAGAATGCAGGCGGCTGAGGAAGGAACGGGGTATCAATTCGGAATTTTTACAATCGACGATGGTATTCTGATCGGTCAGGTTAGCTTGAACAATGTCGTTCAGGGCGTTGCCAATTATGCAGACATGGGATACTTCATCCATCCAGATTACCAAGGCGGAGGACGAATGACCGCGGCCGTGAAACTCGCTGTATCCTACGCCTTCCGTGCTCTGAAGTTAAATCGTGTTCAAGCAGCTATTCTATTATCCAATACGGGTTCAAAACGTGTTCTGGAGAAAAATGGCTTCCAGGCTGAAGGCATTGCTCGTAAATATCTCAAGATTAACGGAGAGTATCAGGACCATCAGATCTACGCTGTGCTCGCCGAGGACATGGGTGAATCTTTACAGTAA
- the pdxT gene encoding pyridoxal 5'-phosphate synthase glutaminase subunit PdxT, with the protein MKIGVLALQGAVTEHIRSIERAGAEGLAIKQVQQLEELDGLILPGGESTTIGKLMRKYGFMEAIRAFAAEGKPVFGTCAGLIVMAKHIAGQEEAHLELMDMTVSRNAFGRQRESFETDLPVKGIEETVRAVFIRAPLIERVGEEVEVLSTYKDEIVTARQGHLLACSYHPELTDDYRLHTYFVDMARSYKQPVQNQ; encoded by the coding sequence ATGAAGATCGGCGTTTTAGCACTTCAAGGGGCAGTCACCGAGCATATTCGTAGTATTGAACGGGCTGGCGCAGAAGGATTGGCGATTAAACAGGTTCAGCAACTTGAGGAGCTGGATGGGTTGATTCTTCCTGGTGGTGAGAGTACCACAATTGGCAAACTGATGCGCAAATATGGTTTCATGGAAGCCATTCGGGCATTCGCTGCAGAGGGGAAACCGGTATTCGGCACCTGTGCTGGTTTGATTGTTATGGCCAAACATATTGCAGGACAAGAGGAAGCTCATCTGGAGCTAATGGATATGACCGTCTCTAGAAATGCATTTGGACGGCAGAGGGAAAGCTTTGAAACGGATCTCCCAGTAAAAGGCATTGAGGAGACGGTAAGGGCTGTGTTCATCCGGGCACCTCTAATTGAGCGTGTAGGGGAAGAGGTAGAAGTTCTCTCCACATACAAGGATGAGATTGTTACTGCCCGCCAGGGACATCTGCTGGCTTGCTCCTACCACCCTGAGCTGACAGATGATTATCGACTGCATACTTACTTTGTGGACATGGCTAGGTCGTATAAACAGCCTGTACAGAACCAATAG
- a CDS encoding D-alanyl-D-alanine carboxypeptidase family protein translates to MKAKQMNKKKRQMLKKSVASVMLINMLCMSAVMPVMAAANDSGQILTAAATTTKTEKAVDIPSADSLGLDVKSAVLMEASTGQILLNVNADKAMPPASMTKMMTEYIVAEQVKQGKFSWDDIVTVGENAAKSTGSRIFLAKGDQHTVKELYIAMAVGSANDATVALAEYVAGSEQAFVKMMNDEAKRMGMKDSYFINSTGLDRADMPADFRPTEDKEIVMSARDAAILCRYIIMDHPDYKDFTTIQSYKFRPNDKDPIINYNWMLEANKNITNFKSYAYEGLDGMKTGHTTNAGNNFTGTAERNGMRLISVVMGTDSEPARFRETKKVLDFGFNNFEVKQAVAAKTKVTGWEAVPLKKGKETTVPVVTDNAVSFVVPKGTQNLDVTFKANVTEADKLVAPIKAGTKVGTVTYTYKAEGIEPQEKTVNLITAEEAEKGGWFRLFFRAVKDFFVDLFDGIKNLF, encoded by the coding sequence TTGAAAGCCAAACAAATGAATAAGAAAAAACGTCAAATGCTCAAAAAAAGCGTAGCCTCGGTTATGCTGATTAATATGCTCTGCATGTCTGCGGTAATGCCTGTTATGGCTGCTGCAAACGATTCAGGGCAGATCTTGACCGCGGCGGCAACAACAACGAAGACTGAAAAAGCCGTGGACATTCCTTCGGCAGACTCCCTGGGACTCGATGTTAAATCAGCCGTACTGATGGAGGCTTCAACGGGTCAAATTCTACTCAATGTTAATGCGGATAAAGCTATGCCGCCTGCTAGTATGACTAAAATGATGACAGAGTACATTGTGGCTGAACAGGTTAAGCAAGGAAAGTTTAGTTGGGATGATATTGTAACTGTAGGTGAAAATGCAGCCAAGAGTACAGGTTCCCGCATTTTCCTTGCAAAAGGTGACCAACATACAGTTAAGGAGCTGTACATTGCTATGGCTGTAGGTTCAGCCAACGATGCTACGGTTGCTCTGGCTGAATATGTTGCAGGCTCCGAGCAAGCTTTTGTGAAAATGATGAATGATGAAGCGAAGCGTATGGGAATGAAAGATAGCTACTTCATCAACTCCACAGGACTGGATCGTGCAGATATGCCTGCGGATTTCCGCCCTACCGAGGATAAGGAAATCGTCATGTCGGCACGGGATGCAGCCATTTTGTGCAGATATATCATCATGGATCACCCGGACTACAAAGATTTCACGACAATTCAATCCTATAAATTCCGCCCCAATGACAAAGATCCAATTATTAACTATAACTGGATGCTGGAAGCGAATAAAAATATAACCAACTTCAAAAGCTATGCCTATGAGGGTCTGGACGGGATGAAAACGGGCCATACCACGAACGCAGGGAATAACTTTACCGGTACGGCTGAGCGTAATGGCATGCGTCTGATCAGTGTGGTTATGGGTACCGATTCGGAGCCAGCGCGTTTCAGAGAAACGAAGAAAGTATTGGACTTCGGATTCAACAATTTTGAAGTGAAACAGGCGGTTGCTGCCAAAACTAAAGTCACAGGCTGGGAAGCTGTACCTTTGAAAAAAGGGAAGGAAACAACAGTACCTGTTGTGACAGATAATGCAGTAAGTTTCGTTGTACCTAAAGGTACTCAAAACCTGGACGTGACATTTAAGGCGAATGTTACTGAAGCTGATAAGCTGGTTGCTCCAATTAAGGCCGGAACCAAGGTTGGTACGGTTACTTATACGTACAAAGCAGAGGGAATTGAGCCACAAGAGAAGACAGTGAATCTCATCACCGCAGAAGAAGCGGAAAAAGGTGGTTGGTTCCGTCTCTTCTTCCGTGCAGTGAAAGATTTCTTCGTTGATCTGTTTGATGGCATCAAAAACCTGTTCTAA
- the serS gene encoding serine--tRNA ligase, whose translation MLDVKILRNEYARVEEALTKRGKSLDLIAGFTDMDAKRRELLQESENLKSRRNTVSGEVAKLKKSGENADELILEMREVSDRIKAMDEEVRELEVKINDLTMAIPNIPNESVPVGASEDDNVEIRRWEEPKSFSFTPKAHWEIAQDLDILDFEAAAKVTGSRFTFYKGLGARLERALINFMMDLHSDQHGYEEILPPYIVNRDSLFGTGQLPKFEEDLFKLKDTEYYLIPTAEVPVTNYHREEILNADQLPKHFVAYSSCFRSEAGSAGRDTRGLIRQHQFNKVELLKLSSPETSYEELENMTLNAERVLQLLGLPYRVLTLCTADMGFTSAKTYDIEVWLPESNTYREISSCSNCEDFQARRANIRFRREPKAKPEFVHTLNGSGLAVGRTVAAILENYQQEDGTVVIPEALRPYMGGVSVIARRS comes from the coding sequence GTGCTTGATGTGAAAATATTGCGGAATGAGTATGCACGTGTTGAAGAAGCATTGACGAAACGTGGCAAGTCGCTGGATCTAATCGCCGGGTTCACGGATATGGATGCCAAGCGTCGCGAGTTGCTGCAAGAGAGTGAAAACCTGAAAAGTCGCCGGAATACGGTATCTGGAGAAGTGGCCAAGCTTAAAAAGAGTGGTGAAAATGCCGACGAGTTGATCCTTGAGATGCGTGAAGTCTCCGATCGAATCAAAGCAATGGATGAAGAAGTGCGTGAGTTGGAAGTGAAGATCAACGATCTGACTATGGCGATTCCGAACATCCCTAACGAGAGTGTACCTGTTGGTGCGTCCGAAGATGATAATGTGGAGATTCGTCGTTGGGAAGAGCCGAAGTCCTTTTCATTTACACCAAAAGCACACTGGGAAATCGCACAGGATCTCGACATTCTTGATTTTGAAGCGGCTGCCAAAGTAACAGGCTCCCGTTTTACCTTTTATAAAGGATTGGGTGCACGTTTGGAACGTGCTTTGATCAACTTTATGATGGATCTACACAGCGATCAGCATGGGTATGAAGAGATTCTGCCTCCATACATCGTTAACCGTGACAGCTTGTTTGGAACTGGCCAACTGCCGAAATTCGAGGAAGACCTGTTTAAGCTGAAAGATACCGAGTATTATTTGATCCCTACCGCTGAAGTTCCGGTAACGAACTATCATCGCGAAGAGATTTTGAATGCAGACCAACTGCCTAAACACTTTGTGGCGTACAGCTCATGTTTCCGATCTGAAGCAGGTTCTGCTGGACGGGATACACGCGGCTTGATTCGTCAGCATCAGTTCAATAAAGTTGAGTTGTTGAAACTGTCTTCTCCTGAGACCTCTTATGAGGAATTGGAGAACATGACACTAAATGCGGAACGTGTGCTTCAATTATTGGGGCTGCCTTACCGTGTTCTGACGTTGTGTACAGCAGATATGGGCTTCACATCTGCCAAAACATATGACATTGAGGTTTGGTTGCCGGAAAGCAATACGTATCGCGAAATCTCGTCTTGCTCCAACTGTGAAGACTTCCAAGCACGTCGAGCTAATATCCGTTTCCGTAGAGAGCCAAAAGCGAAACCGGAATTTGTCCATACATTAAATGGTTCAGGACTGGCAGTGGGGCGTACAGTAGCTGCTATTCTGGAGAACTATCAACAAGAAGATGGAACAGTGGTTATTCCTGAAGCACTTCGTCCTTACATGGGTGGAGTCAGCGTGATTGCCCGTCGATCCTAA
- the guaB gene encoding IMP dehydrogenase, which produces MWEDKFGKEGFTFDDVLLVPRKSETLPKEVDVSVRLSDSVKLNIPLISAGMDTVTEATLAIAIAREGGIGIIHKNMSVEQQAEEVDRVKRSESGVITNPFSLTAEHLVSDAESVMAKYRISGVPIVEGDQKLVGILTNRDLRFIHDFSIKISEVMTRENLVTAPVGTTLQEAEGILQKHKIEKLPLVDESNTLKGLITIKDIEKAIQFPNAAKDAQGRLLVGAAIGISKDTFERADALVQAGVDLITVDSAHGHHINIIDAVRQLRERFPNLTIVAGNVATGDATRELIEAGASVVKVGIGPGSICTTRVIAGIGVPQVTAVYDCANVAREYGVPIIADGGIKYSGEITKALAAGAHAVMLGSLFAGTAESPGETEIFQGRSYKVYRGMGSMAAMKQGSKDRYFQDDDKKLVPEGIEGRVAYKGPLSDTIHQLIGGLRSGMGYCGTSSLEQLRNNTQFIRITGAGLRESHPHDVQITKEAPNYSL; this is translated from the coding sequence GTGTGGGAAGATAAATTTGGTAAGGAAGGTTTCACCTTCGACGATGTACTGCTGGTGCCACGGAAATCCGAGACACTGCCTAAAGAAGTGGACGTATCTGTTCGTTTGAGTGACAGCGTAAAACTGAATATTCCTTTGATTAGTGCTGGCATGGATACTGTTACTGAAGCGACATTGGCTATTGCCATTGCCCGTGAAGGCGGTATTGGTATCATCCATAAAAATATGTCTGTTGAGCAGCAAGCAGAGGAAGTGGATCGGGTTAAGCGCTCGGAGAGTGGTGTTATTACCAACCCGTTCTCATTGACAGCCGAACATTTGGTTTCTGATGCAGAGTCGGTTATGGCAAAATATCGCATTTCCGGTGTGCCAATTGTTGAAGGAGATCAAAAACTTGTTGGTATCCTGACAAACCGTGACTTGCGTTTCATCCACGACTTCTCCATTAAAATTAGCGAAGTCATGACTCGTGAGAATCTGGTTACTGCGCCTGTAGGTACTACACTGCAAGAAGCAGAAGGCATTCTCCAGAAGCATAAAATTGAGAAACTTCCATTAGTAGATGAGTCCAACACACTGAAAGGTCTCATTACTATTAAAGATATCGAAAAAGCAATTCAATTCCCTAACGCAGCTAAAGATGCACAAGGACGTTTGCTGGTTGGAGCAGCGATCGGGATTTCCAAAGACACCTTTGAACGTGCAGATGCATTGGTTCAAGCCGGTGTGGACCTGATTACGGTAGACTCGGCACATGGACATCACATTAACATCATTGATGCAGTTCGTCAGCTGCGCGAACGTTTCCCGAACCTGACAATTGTTGCGGGTAACGTTGCTACAGGCGATGCAACACGTGAGTTGATTGAAGCTGGGGCGTCGGTTGTCAAAGTGGGAATTGGTCCAGGATCCATTTGTACAACTCGCGTAATTGCAGGTATTGGTGTTCCTCAAGTTACAGCAGTATACGATTGTGCAAATGTAGCGCGTGAATATGGCGTACCAATCATTGCTGACGGCGGTATCAAGTACTCTGGTGAAATTACCAAGGCTCTTGCTGCAGGTGCTCATGCAGTTATGCTGGGAAGCTTGTTTGCAGGTACGGCAGAAAGCCCGGGAGAAACGGAAATCTTCCAAGGACGTAGCTACAAAGTTTACCGCGGTATGGGTTCAATGGCTGCAATGAAACAAGGAAGTAAAGATCGTTACTTCCAGGATGATGACAAGAAACTGGTTCCGGAAGGAATTGAGGGACGTGTTGCTTACAAAGGTCCATTGTCTGATACGATTCATCAGTTGATTGGTGGTCTACGCTCAGGTATGGGATACTGTGGTACAAGCAGTTTGGAACAGCTTCGTAACAACACTCAGTTTATTCGTATTACAGGCGCGGGGCTTCGTGAAAGCCATCCGCATGATGTACAGATTACGAAAGAAGCTCCTAACTACTCGTTGTAA
- the tadA gene encoding tRNA adenosine(34) deaminase TadA, whose protein sequence is MKDDVLQPDLSHLSEEAQHEHWMREAIAEAYKAEALGEVPIGAVIVQHNRIIGRGYNLRETTLDSTAHAEMVAIRQASEAIGAWRLLDCSLYVTLEPCPMCAGAIVQSRVPRVIYGTADPKAGCAGTLMNLLQEPRFNHRTEVVADILQPDCSTMLTQFFRRLRKK, encoded by the coding sequence ATGAAGGATGACGTTCTCCAACCCGATCTTTCGCATCTCTCGGAGGAGGCTCAGCACGAGCACTGGATGCGTGAAGCCATTGCTGAAGCGTACAAGGCAGAAGCACTCGGGGAAGTACCCATCGGGGCTGTAATTGTTCAACATAACCGTATTATTGGTCGTGGATATAACCTGCGTGAGACGACACTCGATTCTACAGCACATGCGGAGATGGTAGCCATCCGGCAGGCTAGTGAAGCCATCGGCGCATGGCGACTGCTGGATTGTAGTCTGTACGTTACACTGGAGCCCTGCCCGATGTGTGCAGGTGCCATTGTGCAGTCCAGAGTGCCTCGAGTTATATATGGTACCGCTGATCCCAAAGCCGGATGTGCAGGAACGCTGATGAATCTGCTGCAGGAACCTCGTTTTAATCATCGAACCGAAGTGGTTGCTGACATTCTGCAACCAGATTGCTCCACCATGCTGACTCAATTTTTCCGGCGTTTACGCAAAAAATAG
- a CDS encoding S-layer homology domain-containing protein, translating into MKKKRKNVHQQMLKAGNARKRAVKTTVLAAGLMTHVLAGNAIDYKADDIYKGDSISYFQHFFGMEKASADPDGDDEGSSEPESGGGEPESGGGEPESGGGEPESGGGEPESGGGEPESGGGEPESGGGEPESGGNRPESSSSSSQTSNSATVGNSIIDSSASMGSAANSLNQWIHGKLDNGTVSVSVDSSVVRKLSTLDHLNDLSVTILPSVPHIQLTLPKEVLSFLRSQEKVSSFTLYSNQSKMALALNKLNIQRASSLLHVPTEKLDLQINIDILSNDELSNLKQSLPAGLKLLVQPLRFNVQWVAGDQTLKLDQEELKHVTRVIHLGTTDLDPQTATVLGFNEETRTYSYVPAYFVQDKGQWEVRIRDMQYSTYVIASDEQIDTSDDDSSINSIQYMQNKQLLALNQLKTGEPITRGQVAQLLVSALGANGIVSKNTSFRDVTEEQSYAATAAHLGIVKGYADGTFRADRQVTREELASMVYRAIQYAGGDSVANSSAVISYLDQDSISPWATAQVQALTSLDLLQDTFGTSFEPKKAASTDEALMILVRTLRSIEYMN; encoded by the coding sequence ATGAAAAAGAAAAGAAAGAATGTTCATCAGCAAATGCTTAAAGCCGGAAACGCTAGAAAACGTGCCGTTAAGACGACCGTATTGGCTGCCGGGCTAATGACACATGTATTGGCGGGTAACGCCATTGATTACAAAGCTGACGACATATACAAGGGAGATTCGATTAGCTATTTTCAGCATTTCTTCGGAATGGAAAAAGCATCAGCCGATCCTGATGGAGATGATGAGGGGAGCAGCGAGCCTGAATCTGGTGGCGGTGAGCCTGAGTCTGGTGGCGGTGAGCCTGAGTCTGGTGGCGGTGAGCCTGAGTCTGGCGGCGGTGAGCCTGAATCTGGCGGTGGTGAGCCCGAGTCTGGTGGCGGTGAGCCTGAGTCTGGTGGCGGTGAGCCTGAGTCTGGAGGAAACAGGCCTGAGAGCAGCAGCTCGTCATCACAAACCTCCAACTCAGCCACAGTTGGCAACTCAATTATTGATTCTTCCGCATCTATGGGTTCTGCAGCCAATAGCCTAAACCAATGGATACATGGGAAATTGGATAATGGCACTGTTTCCGTATCCGTAGATTCGAGTGTCGTACGTAAGTTATCTACTCTTGATCATCTGAATGATTTGTCTGTAACTATATTGCCAAGTGTTCCGCACATTCAATTGACACTACCGAAGGAAGTTCTTTCTTTTCTGCGCTCACAGGAAAAAGTTTCTTCATTCACTCTGTACAGCAATCAGTCCAAAATGGCGTTAGCTTTGAATAAATTAAATATTCAACGTGCATCATCTCTACTGCATGTGCCAACCGAAAAGCTTGATCTCCAGATTAACATTGATATCCTGTCCAACGATGAATTGTCTAACCTAAAACAATCATTACCAGCCGGCCTAAAATTGTTGGTACAGCCTTTACGTTTCAATGTACAATGGGTGGCTGGTGACCAAACGCTCAAGCTGGATCAAGAAGAATTAAAACATGTGACTCGGGTCATCCACCTTGGTACTACAGATCTTGACCCACAGACAGCAACCGTTCTCGGGTTCAATGAAGAAACGCGGACATATTCCTACGTGCCAGCCTATTTCGTCCAAGATAAAGGACAATGGGAGGTAAGAATACGGGACATGCAATACAGCACTTATGTTATTGCTTCAGACGAACAGATAGATACTTCAGACGATGATTCGTCGATAAACAGCATCCAATACATGCAGAACAAACAACTACTTGCTTTGAATCAATTGAAGACGGGTGAACCGATCACACGCGGACAGGTCGCCCAATTATTAGTTTCCGCCTTAGGAGCAAACGGAATCGTATCTAAGAATACCTCTTTCCGGGATGTGACTGAGGAACAATCGTATGCGGCAACCGCTGCACACCTTGGAATTGTCAAAGGCTATGCGGATGGAACATTCCGTGCCGATCGTCAGGTCACCCGGGAAGAGCTCGCAAGCATGGTCTATCGGGCAATTCAGTATGCAGGAGGAGATTCTGTCGCTAATAGCTCAGCTGTGATATCCTATCTGGACCAAGATTCTATCTCTCCTTGGGCCACAGCCCAAGTCCAGGCTTTGACATCGCTCGATTTGCTTCAAGATACATTCGGGACTTCCTTCGAGCCGAAAAAAGCAGCATCCACAGACGAAGCACTTATGATCTTGGTGCGTACGCTTCGCTCCATTGAATATATGAACTAA
- a CDS encoding YheC/YheD family protein: MFIGVYRKNDPLNTLPEERISELISEGMKQGANVFFFDAGSIDMEQELLHGTFPEGNAWVQRKVPLPDVVLNEAPEPVNNRPECENWLRRRVPFTTYLIHGKYDIQKKLDPLFKDHLIPTERLQDLNQFLAFLDVHDEVLVKPDQGRRGNSIFTVKKIDDRYVWRQQNEAIWLDYSGLQELLQEGLAQNSSIIQPYLPCLTEMGEVVDFRIHIQRDGTGRWALTKMYARTGITDSIISNISKGGGMEDAADMLYRLFPVQADQLRIELERLAIRMAETINRSYSFLIDELGMDFIVTPTGQILFLEANISPQTRFHEQARAARAIEYAQYVAKAGQIAPHPVIAMLTNDPCDKQLATACAYSAKWSDAVFYYFAPHDVHAELRYIKGYVLEDGEWEARYCPFPDVVYDRLKARGNANYSYVYEALRHVPFTDERNGGSFSKKKSYEMLEDNAKLVSHIIPYAAVESVQEILAFIDTYGTSIIKPSIGSFGNGIIVVQREQEGFAVKAHEHVHMMNDEEFGQLISMLATKRGFIIQKFIRSETRNGLPFHIRLHLVRNGSGKWSFISAFPFLSTQSEHKVVNHAGSLRAFTTWDWLSRHEFPQKEEVMLTRLEQMATMTANHIADHVKERICELGIDVGIDSSGEIWIFEVNMNKIGSTHREFEVAQHMIPFALSLR, from the coding sequence TTGTTTATAGGTGTGTATCGTAAAAATGACCCTTTGAACACATTGCCTGAGGAGCGAATCAGTGAATTGATCTCAGAGGGAATGAAACAAGGCGCAAATGTTTTCTTCTTTGATGCCGGCAGCATCGATATGGAACAGGAATTACTCCACGGTACCTTCCCTGAGGGAAACGCATGGGTACAGAGGAAGGTGCCTCTCCCTGACGTGGTACTTAATGAAGCACCTGAGCCTGTTAATAACAGGCCGGAATGTGAGAATTGGCTGCGTCGCAGGGTTCCCTTTACAACATATCTAATTCACGGAAAATACGACATTCAGAAGAAGCTGGACCCCCTCTTCAAAGATCACCTTATTCCGACGGAGCGCTTGCAGGATCTCAATCAATTTCTTGCTTTTTTGGATGTTCACGATGAAGTTTTAGTTAAACCTGATCAAGGGCGCCGAGGAAATTCCATTTTCACAGTCAAAAAGATAGATGATCGCTATGTATGGCGTCAGCAAAATGAAGCGATCTGGCTTGATTATTCTGGATTACAGGAACTTTTGCAGGAAGGGCTCGCTCAAAACTCCTCTATTATTCAGCCCTACCTTCCATGCCTTACCGAGATGGGAGAAGTTGTTGATTTTCGAATACATATTCAGCGCGATGGAACGGGACGATGGGCTCTGACCAAAATGTATGCCCGCACTGGTATTACCGATTCCATCATCAGCAATATAAGTAAAGGTGGTGGCATGGAGGACGCGGCTGATATGCTCTATCGTTTATTCCCAGTTCAGGCCGACCAGCTCAGGATTGAACTGGAGCGGCTGGCTATTCGTATGGCAGAGACAATTAACCGTTCATATTCCTTTCTTATTGATGAGCTTGGTATGGATTTTATTGTGACTCCCACAGGCCAAATCCTGTTCCTGGAGGCCAATATAAGCCCCCAAACGCGGTTTCATGAGCAGGCACGGGCAGCACGAGCGATTGAATACGCACAATATGTAGCCAAAGCCGGGCAAATAGCGCCCCATCCCGTTATTGCCATGCTGACCAACGACCCCTGTGATAAGCAACTCGCTACCGCCTGCGCATATTCAGCAAAATGGAGTGATGCAGTGTTTTATTATTTTGCTCCACACGATGTTCATGCAGAATTGCGCTATATCAAAGGATATGTCCTGGAGGACGGAGAGTGGGAGGCACGGTATTGTCCATTCCCTGATGTGGTCTATGACCGATTGAAAGCACGTGGTAATGCGAATTACAGTTACGTTTATGAGGCTTTAAGACATGTGCCCTTCACCGATGAACGAAACGGAGGTTCCTTTAGCAAGAAAAAAAGTTATGAAATGCTTGAAGACAATGCAAAGCTTGTCTCCCATATAATCCCGTATGCTGCAGTAGAGAGCGTTCAAGAGATTTTGGCCTTCATCGATACTTACGGGACTTCCATCATCAAGCCCTCTATAGGCTCGTTCGGCAACGGAATCATCGTTGTTCAGCGTGAACAGGAAGGCTTCGCCGTAAAGGCTCACGAGCATGTTCACATGATGAACGATGAGGAGTTCGGGCAACTGATCTCCATGCTTGCGACCAAAAGGGGCTTTATTATTCAAAAATTTATTCGAAGCGAAACCCGGAACGGACTCCCCTTTCATATAAGACTGCATCTGGTCCGGAACGGAAGCGGGAAATGGTCTTTCATTTCCGCATTTCCTTTTCTCTCTACCCAAAGCGAGCATAAGGTAGTTAACCACGCTGGTTCACTCCGTGCATTTACGACATGGGACTGGCTGTCTCGGCATGAGTTTCCTCAAAAGGAAGAAGTCATGCTGACGAGACTAGAACAGATGGCGACAATGACGGCTAATCATATTGCTGACCATGTGAAGGAGCGAATCTGCGAGTTGGGCATTGATGTAGGCATTGATTCGTCGGGTGAGATTTGGATTTTCGAAGTCAATATGAACAAAATCGGTTCTACGCACAGGGAGTTTGAAGTCGCGCAACATATGATTCCTTTTGCTCTTTCTTTGCGTTAG